One Pseudochaenichthys georgianus chromosome 7, fPseGeo1.2, whole genome shotgun sequence DNA segment encodes these proteins:
- the LOC117449092 gene encoding vesicular inhibitory amino acid transporter-like — protein MAHLIRHKLSNKLTNAANTVSNKSQAKVSGVFARLGFQAATDEEGVGFAECDDLDYDYRQGMQMDVLQGEDEGGQVEGEGEGELDGDSHYQRDGTGHAPGLKTGVSLDEEKPKITTWEAGWNVTNAIQGMFVLGLPYAILHGGYLGLFLIIFAAVVCCYTGKILIACLYEEDEDGRQVRVRDSYVDIANACCAPRFPALGGHVVNVAQIIELVMTCILYVVVSGNLMVNSFPGFPVSQKAWSVVATVALLPCAFLKNLKAVSKFSLLCTLAHFVINVLVIAYCLSRARDWAWDKVKFYIDVKKFPISIGIIVFSYTSQIFLPSLEGNMSKPSEFHCMMDWTHISACVLKGLFALVAYLTWADATKEVITDNLPSTIRAVVNLFLVSKALLSYPLPFFAAVEVLEKSFFQDGGRAMFPDCYGPTGQLKSWGLGLRIGLVVFTLLMAVFVPHFALLMGLTGSLTGAGLCFLLPSLFHLKLQWRKLLWHHVFFDVAIFVIGGICAISGFIHSVEGLIEAYTYDLHD, from the exons ATGGCTCACCTAATACGACACAAGCTCTCCAACAAGCTGACCAATGCGGCCAACACGGTGTCCAACAAATCCCAGGCCAAGGTCAGCGGGGTGTTCGCCCGGCTGGGCTTCCAGGCCGCCACGGACGAGGAGGGTGTGGGGTTCGCCGAGTGCGACGACTTGGATTATGACTACAGGCAAGGGATGCAAATGGATGTCCTCCAGGGAGAAGATGAGGGGGGACAGGTGGAGGGCGAGGGCGAGGGGGAGCTGGATGGAGACAGCCACTACCAGAGAGACGGCACCGGCCACGCGCCAGGCCTGAAGACAGGAGTCTCTCTGGACGAGGAGAAGCCAAAGATCACGACGTGGGAAGCAGGCTGGAACGTCACCAACGCCATCCAG GGCATGTTCGTCCTCGGCCTTCCGTACGCCATCCTCCACGGTGGCTACCTCGGTCTCTTCCTCATTATCTTCGCCGCTGTGGTGTGCTGCTACACCGGGAAAATCCTAATCGCGTGTCTGtatgaggaggacgaggacggaAGGCAAGTGCGCGTGAGGGACTCCTACGTTGACATCGCCAATGCCTGCTGCGCGCCCCGCTTCCCCGCGCTGGGCGGGCACGTCGTGAACGTGGCTCAGATCATCGAGCTGGTCATGACGTGCATCCTGTACGTGGTGGTCAGCGGAAACCTGATGGTCAACAGCTTCCCGGGGTTCCCCGTCTCCCAGAAAGCCTGGTCAGTGGTGGCCACGGTCGCGCTCCTGCCGTGCGCGTTCCTGAAGAACCTGAAGGCCGTGTCCAAATTCAGCTTGCTCTGCACCCTCGCGCACTTCGTCATTAACGTCCTCGTGATCGCCTACTGCCTCTCCAGGGCACGCGACTGGGCCTGGGATAAGGTCAAGTTTTACATCGACGTTAAGAAGTTCCCCATCTCCATCGGCATCATCGTGTTCAGCTACACCTCTCAGATCTTCCTCCCCTCCCTGGAGGGAAACATGTCGAAACCCAGCGAGTTCCACTGCATGATGGACTGGACTCACATCTCCGCCTGCGTCCTGAAGGGCCTCTTCGCCCTGGTGGCGTACTTGACTTGGGCAGACGCCACCAAAGAGGTCATCACAGATAACCTGCCTTCCACCATCCGGGCTGTGGTGAACCTCTTCCTCGTGTCCAAGGCGCTGTTGTCCTACCCGCTGCCCTTCTTTGCTGCAGTGGAGGTCCTGGAGAAATCATTTTTTCAGGATGGCGGGAGAGCCATGTTCCCTGACTGCTACGGCCCTACTGGGCAGTTGAAATCCTGGGGTCTGGGCCTGCGAATTGGCCTGGTGGTCTTCACCCTGCTTATGGCCGTCTTTGTCCCCCATTTTGCCCTCCTTATGGGTTTAACTGGGAGCCTCACCGGGGCTGGCCTGTGCTTCCTCCTACCAAGCCTCTTCCACCTAAAGCTCCAGTGGAGGAAGCTCCTGTGGCACCACGTcttcttcgacgttgccatttttgttatTGGGGGCATATGCGCCATATCTGGCTTCATTCACTCGGTTGAAGGGCTCATAGAGGCGTACACGTACGATCTCCACGACTGA